The DNA segment CTGGCCGTACTTGACGGCGCCGAGCCGGGGGCTCATGCCGTACTCGGTGACCATCGCCCTCGCGATCTTGGTCGCCTGCTCGATGTCGGAGACGGCGCCCGTGGTCGGCTCGTGGAAGACGAGTTCCTCCGCCGTCCGGCCACCCATCGCGAAGACCAGCCTGCCGATCATCTCGGAGCGGGTCATCAGCTCCTTGTCGTCCTCAGGCACGAGCAGCGCGTGACCACCGGTCCTTCCGCGAGGAAGGATGGTCAGCTTGTACACCGGTTCGATGTCCGGCATCGCCCACGCGGCGAGGGCGTGCCCGCCCTCGTGATAGGCGGTGATCTTCTTTTCCTTCTCGGAGATGATCCTGCTCTTGCGAGCCGGACCACCGACGACCCTGTCGACGGACTCCTCAAGCGCGCCGTCGGTGATGACGTGGCCGTTGGTGCGCGCGGTGAGCAGCGCGGCCTCGTTGATCACGTTGGCGAGATCGGCACCCGACATGCCGACCGTGCGCTTGGCCAGCGAGTTGAGATCGACGTTCTGCGCGAGCGGCTTGCCCTTCGAGTGGACCTCAAGGATCTTCTTCCTGCCCCGCATGTCGGGAGCGGAAACGGGGATCTGCCTGTCGAAACGACCTGGCCGCAGCAACGCGGGGTCGAGGATGTCGGGCCGGTTCGTCGCCGCGATGAGGATGATCCCACCACGCGCGTCGAAGCCGTCCATCTCGACGAGCAACTGGTTCAGCGTCTGCTCACGCTCGTCGTGACCACCGCCGAGACCAGCGCCACGCTGACGGCCGACCGCGTCGATCTCGTCGACGAAGATGATGCAGGGCGCGTTCTGTTTCGCCTGCTCGAACAGGTCACGCACACGCGAGGCACCGACACCGACGAACATCTCGACGAAGTCCGAACCGGAGATCGTGTAGAAGGGCACCGCGGCCTCACCGGCGACCGCCCTCGCGAGCAGGGTCTTACCGGTACCGGGAGGCCCGTAGAGCAGGACGCCCTTGGGAATCTTGGCGCCGAGCGCCTGGTACCTGCCGGGATTCTGGAGGAAGTCCTTGATCTCGTGGAGTTCCTCGACAGCCTCGTCGGCACCGGCGACGTCGACGAACGTCGTCTTCGGCATGTCCTTGTTGAGCTGCTTCGCCTTGGACTTGCCGAAGTTGAGTACCCGGTTACCCCCGCCCTGCGCGTTGTTCATCATCCACATGAGGAGCAGCAGCAGAAGGCCGAGCGGGATCATGTAGATGAGGAGCTGGGTGAAGAAGGAGTCCTGGGTGACGGTGGTGTCGAACTTGACGCCCTGTTCGCCGTTCCTCGCGTTGATCAGCGAGGTGTAGAGCTGATTGGACGCTCCGGACGGGTACTTCGTGATGATCTGGTTGACTTGTTCGCCGTCAACCTCGATCGGGTCAGCCAGGTGCAGCTTGAGCTGCTGTTCCTTGTCCTCCAGGTTCGCTTCCGTGATGTTGCCGGAGGAGATCTGCTGAACAGCCTGGGACGTGGGCACATGCGTGTACCCACGGTCGCTGTCGAAGATCATGCTGAAGGCGAAATAGAGCAGCAGAACCGCGACTATCCACAGCAGTGGGTTCTTGAGCAGGCGCTTGCGGTCCATTCGATCCGGCCGTGGTGGCCTCGACCCTCCCTGGCTAGGCGGTGGGTGTGACATCCGCCGTCACGGTGTTGACAACTGGGGCACGGAGCTAACCGTCCCACCAGGGTACCGCTCGGTCCCGATCAGTAACCGAGCGATCCTCCACGCACTCAACGGTCATCGGTAGATCGATGTTCCCGGCGACGTCGAGTGACTCCCGCGAGCGCCCGTGAACAGGCTCCGGAGGCTACCCGCAAACCGTGGTGAGCATCTCATCGAGGCTGGTACGCGGGGGTCTCGCCGTGAAAAGCTCCACCTGCCGGTCGCGGTGCCGAACCACACGAGCCACACTTCCCGCCGAGATCGTCCGTTTCCGAACAAATCGGACAGACGGGAAGCCGAAGGTCAGCGACGTGAAGAACTCAGCCACACCCCGGTTGCCCGGAGTCACAGCGGAGCGGCCGTCGAGTCGAGAGCGCCTGCCAGCATCTCCGAAAGCCGGTGCCGCAGAGTCGCCGTGTCGGCAGGGGCGATGGTGATCCAGTCCCTGCCGTCCCTGCACTGGGTCGCCTGCGTGAAGTACCGCCCTGTCTCGGTGTCGAACCAGCTCAGGACGGGCATGCGAACCCTGCCGCCGGAACGTCCCCTCGCGTTGACCCCGAGCTGGCCACCCCGCAGCCTCGGCTGCGCGTGCAAGCGGGCGAGTGCCTTCCTGTCCTCGTCGGCGCCTGCCCTCAGCTCGCCACCGCCGTCCCACGGCGACGCGGCGGAGGTGCCCCCCGCAGAGGGCGCTCTGCGCTGGAGGAAGTCGACGCCAGGCCCGGAAAGTAGCTGTTCGAGCGGAACGGTGATCGACTTTTCCTTGCCCCTCGGCGAGGGTGGCAGCAGGCCGACGATCGCGCCCGCGAGGCCATCGGCCACGATCTTCTCGACGGAGGCTCCCTGCTGGTCCTGCACGATGAGCACGCCGAGCGTGCCGAGCGCGGCGGCCACGGAAAGCTGCGGCTCCGCTTCCGGTGCGGCGACCTGCACCGAATCGATACTCATCTCGGGTGCCGTGAGCACCCCGAACCAGTCCTCCACGAACGGTTCCGGCCTGCCATCGCCGTCGACGAGGTCTCGCTGCGCCAGCTCGGCGAGCACCTTTCGCCGTAGTACGGCGCGCTCTTCCATGGTTTCGCCATGGGAACGCGGCCGGAGTGGGTAAGGCAGTTCACCCGCCCCGACAGCCTCCCATAGGAAATCCAGGTCCAGCGGAGTTAGCCGCTCCGGCACTGCCTACCGCTCCTCGTCGTCGTCGGGTCCCCACGCACCGAGTACGGGAGGCGGAGTCGCCACCGCCGCACCGGAGGTGTCGTCGGTGGCTGGGTCGATCAGGAACGACGCGTGCGTGTGTTCCTGTTCCTCATCCTGCCGCGCCCCGGCGCCTCCTACCGCACCAACTCCACCCATCGGGGTGGCCAGAGGCAGGTGTCCGCCGATCATGCCACTCTGCGGGACTACGCCCTGGCTCTGCGGCTGGACGGTACCGGCACCCACATTCCGGTTCACTGAGGCGGCCGTCACCGCTGGTCCGGGGGCGGGCTCGCCCGCGCTGCTTGCCGCGGTGCCCGCTCCGGGGAGGTCGCGCCCAGCGACAGGAGCGATCGGCATGAGCCCGAGCGAATCAGGACCGAAGCTGGGCGTCGTATCGTCGATCTCCGCCAAGGCTGCCGTGTACGCCTCAAGGCAGGCGACCTGCTGGGCCTTCGTGTCTCTCGCGACGTCGAACTCGATCTTCATGTCCTTGACCATGGCAGCCGGATCGCCTTCCAGCATGGCGGCGGTCTCGGCTCCGGGGCCGAATTCGCTCGGCTGTGGCATCTTCTTGAGCTCGGAGGCCGCCACGGCCTGCCGCGCGAGCCTGGCGCTCATCGTGCTCGCGGCCTCTGCTCGTACTGGCCGTACAGATTCCGCAGAGCCGCCGAGTAGGAATCGTCGTCACCATCGGCCCTTCCGGAATACTTGGCCGCGATCGCGGTACCCACCGGGTTCGCCCCGATCTTCGGCGCCGCCGCGAGCGCGCCGGAATGGCGAAGCAGTCCCTCGACGGCGTCCTTTCCGGTCCGGATCTTGTTCAGCACCGTCTGTGCCGCGTCGGGGTCGTCCCGATCCGACCGGTCAGTGCCGCCGCGCGAAACGCGGCGGCATCCGCATGACTACCGCTGTTCCCCATGTTTTCCGCTCTTTCCCGACCCAGTACAGCCAGAAAGGCTCCACCCCTGCGATTACGGCCCAGATAACGCTACGGCAATGCGCGCAGGACGTGTTCGCAAAAGGTCGGGGTTCCGGATCGAGCGGTGATTACGTACTGCCCTCAGCGGTAATTACGACGAGTAGACCTTGGGGTCCAGAGTGCCGATGAATGGCAGGTCCCGATAGCGTTCCGCGTAGTCGAGCCCATATCCGACGACAAACTCGTTCGGAATATCGAAACCGACATACTTGACCGGAACATCGACCTTTACCGCCTCCCGCTTTCGCAAAAGCGAACAAACGTTGAGCGATGCCGGTTCGCGACTCGTCAGATTCTTCAGCAACCAGGACAACGTCAATCCCGAATCGACGATGTCCTCGACGATCAGCACGTCCCTGCCCGCGATGTCCCTGTCGAGATCCTTGAGGATCCGCACGACACCCGACGACGACGTGGCCGACCCGTAGGACGACACGGCCATGAACTCCATCTGCGCGGGCACGGGAAGCGCCCTCGCGAAGTCGCTCATGAACATGACGGCGCCCTTGAGGACACCGACGAGGACGAGATCGGAGTCTCGTCCTTCGACGGGGTAGTCGGCCGCGACCTTCTCGGCCAACTCGGCGATTTTGTCTTTGATCTCTTGCTCGGTGACGAGCACGGAGGCGATGTCGCCTTCGTACACAGGTCAGTCCCCTCTTGTGGTGGGTTCTCCAGCGTCCACGCTGAGCTTTCCACGTGACCTTCGTGCTTCAAAATTCCCCGGCAGCCACACCCCGCCCTGGCCACGCCAGCGACTGATCAGAGCGTCGACGGCACGCAGGTGGGCATCGGTCAATTCGGGCACCCCGGCGCCGAGCAACCAGCGGCGCAGCGCGCGCCTTCTCACCGGAGCAGGCGCCGTTTCGAGGACAGCGATCTCCAGCGCTTCGCAGGTCAACGCGCGGGAATGCAGGTCGGCGCCCATCTCGTCGAGCGCGTCGCCGTCCTCGCGAAGCTGAGCGGCGGTGCGGGCCAGTGCGGGCGCGACCCCGCCTGCCAGGACATCCTCCAGCAGCGGAAGCACTTCCGTGCGCAAGCGCACCCTGGTGAACCGGCTCTCGCTGTTGTGGGGGTCGATCCAGGGCACGATGCCCAACTCGGCGCACGCGGCGTTCGTCACGCTTCGCGGAACGCCGAGCAGCGGCCTCGCCCACGGCGGATCCAGCGGGCGCATCCCGGCGATCGAGCGGGGACCCGACCCCCTGCCGAGTCCGAGCAGGACCGTCTCGGCCTGGTCGTCCTGGGTGTGACCGAGCAGCACGAGCGACGGCGACTCCGGCAGCGCGGACCTCAGCGCGGCGTAGCGCGCCGACCTGGCAGCCGCCTCCGGGCCTCCCCGGCCACTCACGGTCACCGTCAGCACCTCGGCCTCGTCGACGCCTGCCCTCAGCGACTGCTCCGCAGCCGTCGCGGCGACCTGCGCCGATCCCTCCTGCAAACCGTGATCGACCACGAGCGCACGCACGGTCATCGACATCCGGTGGCCCACGTGTGCCGTGGCGTCGGCGAGGGCGAGTGAATCGGCACCACCCGAGACTGCGACGAAAAGCACGCCGCTCTGCACATACGGCGCGGGTGCCTCTTCGCGGAGGAAGCGCCGGACAGCCGCCCGAACGGAACGAACAGGGTCCATCAACGGTGCACGCGGCGCACCCACGCCTGTGGGTCGCGGATCTCCTGACGCGTCGGCAAGGTGTTCGGCGATGTCCACACGGTGTTGAATCCCGCCATGCCGACCTCGCCGATGACGTGCTTGGTGAACGCGGCGCCGAGCGCGTACTGCCGCACCTTCGCATCGACACCGAGCAGGCCGCGCAGGAACCGGTCGAGCAATCCGCCGCCTTTGCGGCGCGCGGTGAACCTGCGCCTGATGGTCGCCACGCTGGGGACGACATCGGGGCCGACCGCGTCCATGACGTAGTCGGCGTGCCCCTCCAGCAGTGTGGAAAGGGCGAGCAGCCGGTCGAAGACCTCCCGCTGCCTCGGCGACTGCAACAGCTCGGCGAAGCCCATGGAACCCGCTGAGCCCTCGGTCTTGCTCTTCTTCGCCTCCCGCAGCGTCTCGGGAAGCCTGCCGATGACGGCACCGATGCCATCGGCTTCGGTGAGCCCGCCGACAAGTCTGCCGACCTCGTCGGCGAAGTAGTCCCTCAGCCAGTCGACGGCGGTGAACTGCAAGCGGTGTGTGCACTCGTGAAGGCACACCCACATCCGGAAGTCACGGCCGGAGACGTCCATCGCCCGCTGCGCGGTCACGATGTTCGGCGCGACGAGCAACAACCTGCCCGACCTGTCCTCGCCACCGAACGGGTCGTACTGGCCCAGTACCCTCGCCCCGAGGAACGCGAGCACGACCCCGGTCTGCACTCCGGCTCCGCCGGCGACGATCGGCGTCAGCCGCCCCGGTTCCCGTTCCTCTTCGTCGAGATCGTCGAGCGCGTGACTGGTCAGCGCGTCGAGACCAGCGGCTGCCGCTCTGACCCAGCCCGGCCTGTCGACGACATCGCCTGGCAGCAGGGGCAGGCCGGTTCCGAGCCCGGTGAGTTCCCTGACGTGCCGCTCGGCGTCCACGGTCAGCTCGCGCAGTTCGGTGACCGCGCGCTGAGCCTCCTCGCGTGGCACGGTGGGACCGCCGCGCACGAGGAACGCCCCCGTACCCGCCGCGAGCGACCAGTCGACCAACGGGTTCGCCGGTGCGGTCCCTACCTGCTGCTGACTCACCATGTCCTCGACGCTACCCGGGTTCACCGGCAACCACAGCCACGCAAAGCCGCCGCGATGTCGTCGAGCGCACCTCGCGCGGGCTCGATGGCGCCACCCGCGGACATGAGGGCGAACACCAGCACTCTGCCATCGGCGTCGAGCACGACCCCCGCCAATGTGTTGACCCCGTCGAGCGTGCCGGTCTTGCCCCGCACCCAGCCCCTTCCCTCGACGGCTTGGCCCTCGGTGTAGCGCGAGGACAGCGTGCCGCTGCCACCCGCGACGGGGAGACCGCCGAGCATCGGCCGCAGTTTGCTCGTGTTCGGGTCCTGACCGGATGGGTCGGCGGCGAGCGAGAGCAGATCGCCGAGCACCTTCGCGGGCACCTTGTTCAGCGTCGACAACCCACTGCCGTCGGAAAGTTCGACCGCGCTCATGTCGAAACCGTTGCGCGCGAGCACTTCCTCGGTCGCCTCGGCGGCTCCGGCGAACGAGGGCTCCTTGCCCTCCGCGATGGCCACCTGCCTCGCGACGGCCTCCGCGAGCAGATTGTCCGAGCTGATCAGCAATTGGTCGACGAGTTCGGTCAGTGGCGCCGACTTCACTTCGCCGAGCACCTTCGCCCCTTGAGGGGCCGTCGTCGTCGGCTCGGCGGCGACAGTCGCGCCGAGCCTGCCTGCCAGCTCACTCGCGAGTCTGCCTGCCGGATCGGCGACACCTGGCGATTTGTCGTCGGTGGCAACCGATCGCCCGCCGTCGAGCATCGCGGGCTGCACCTCGGCCATGTAGGTCGAGGGGACGTCCTCCGGCGCCCAGCCAGGCGCCGTGCCTTCGCCGGAGAAGAGGCTGAGGTCGAGCTGGACGTTACCGACGCTGCCCCCGGTCGCCTCCCTGACCTGTTCGACCAGGTCGTCCAGGTGCGCGGCGCCGGGGAAGATCGAGTTTTCCCCGGTAGGCAGCGAGGAGAGCGTGACATCGCCGCCCGCGACGAGCACCACCGTGCCGGGTTCACTTCCCTCGACGACCTTGGTGGACAAC comes from the Prauserella marina genome and includes:
- a CDS encoding zinc-dependent metalloprotease; translated protein: MVSQQQVGTAPANPLVDWSLAAGTGAFLVRGGPTVPREEAQRAVTELRELTVDAERHVRELTGLGTGLPLLPGDVVDRPGWVRAAAAGLDALTSHALDDLDEEEREPGRLTPIVAGGAGVQTGVVLAFLGARVLGQYDPFGGEDRSGRLLLVAPNIVTAQRAMDVSGRDFRMWVCLHECTHRLQFTAVDWLRDYFADEVGRLVGGLTEADGIGAVIGRLPETLREAKKSKTEGSAGSMGFAELLQSPRQREVFDRLLALSTLLEGHADYVMDAVGPDVVPSVATIRRRFTARRKGGGLLDRFLRGLLGVDAKVRQYALGAAFTKHVIGEVGMAGFNTVWTSPNTLPTRQEIRDPQAWVRRVHR
- the ftsH gene encoding ATP-dependent zinc metalloprotease FtsH encodes the protein MDRKRLLKNPLLWIVAVLLLYFAFSMIFDSDRGYTHVPTSQAVQQISSGNITEANLEDKEQQLKLHLADPIEVDGEQVNQIITKYPSGASNQLYTSLINARNGEQGVKFDTTVTQDSFFTQLLIYMIPLGLLLLLLMWMMNNAQGGGNRVLNFGKSKAKQLNKDMPKTTFVDVAGADEAVEELHEIKDFLQNPGRYQALGAKIPKGVLLYGPPGTGKTLLARAVAGEAAVPFYTISGSDFVEMFVGVGASRVRDLFEQAKQNAPCIIFVDEIDAVGRQRGAGLGGGHDEREQTLNQLLVEMDGFDARGGIILIAATNRPDILDPALLRPGRFDRQIPVSAPDMRGRKKILEVHSKGKPLAQNVDLNSLAKRTVGMSGADLANVINEAALLTARTNGHVITDGALEESVDRVVGGPARKSRIISEKEKKITAYHEGGHALAAWAMPDIEPVYKLTILPRGRTGGHALLVPEDDKELMTRSEMIGRLVFAMGGRTAEELVFHEPTTGAVSDIEQATKIARAMVTEYGMSPRLGAVKYGQEQGDPFLGRSAGRQADYSLEVAHEIDEEVRKLIETAHTEAWQVLNTYRDVLDELVRALLEKETLQRRDLERIFATVEKRPRITAFNEFGERLPSDKPPIKTPGELAIERGEPWPPPPPEPEEEPEPEPTPVATAPGGNELPGGPPYGNPQPASPPSSYNPYAPPPGGGGGYPNGARRQQNGGQVPQRPYGGGGGQPGEYPAGPPHYGAPPGWTPATSPGERPSPPPWRPNTPPQGHDQPPRHSGEPRHGGEHRERDQDDQDGQSYR
- the hpt gene encoding hypoxanthine phosphoribosyltransferase codes for the protein MYEGDIASVLVTEQEIKDKIAELAEKVAADYPVEGRDSDLVLVGVLKGAVMFMSDFARALPVPAQMEFMAVSSYGSATSSSGVVRILKDLDRDIAGRDVLIVEDIVDSGLTLSWLLKNLTSREPASLNVCSLLRKREAVKVDVPVKYVGFDIPNEFVVGYGLDYAERYRDLPFIGTLDPKVYSS
- the tilS gene encoding tRNA lysidine(34) synthetase TilS produces the protein MDPVRSVRAAVRRFLREEAPAPYVQSGVLFVAVSGGADSLALADATAHVGHRMSMTVRALVVDHGLQEGSAQVAATAAEQSLRAGVDEAEVLTVTVSGRGGPEAAARSARYAALRSALPESPSLVLLGHTQDDQAETVLLGLGRGSGPRSIAGMRPLDPPWARPLLGVPRSVTNAACAELGIVPWIDPHNSESRFTRVRLRTEVLPLLEDVLAGGVAPALARTAAQLREDGDALDEMGADLHSRALTCEALEIAVLETAPAPVRRRALRRWLLGAGVPELTDAHLRAVDALISRWRGQGGVWLPGNFEARRSRGKLSVDAGEPTTRGD
- a CDS encoding ESX secretion-associated protein EspG, coding for MPERLTPLDLDFLWEAVGAGELPYPLRPRSHGETMEERAVLRRKVLAELAQRDLVDGDGRPEPFVEDWFGVLTAPEMSIDSVQVAAPEAEPQLSVAAALGTLGVLIVQDQQGASVEKIVADGLAGAIVGLLPPSPRGKEKSITVPLEQLLSGPGVDFLQRRAPSAGGTSAASPWDGGGELRAGADEDRKALARLHAQPRLRGGQLGVNARGRSGGRVRMPVLSWFDTETGRYFTQATQCRDGRDWITIAPADTATLRHRLSEMLAGALDSTAAPL